In the genome of Flavobacteriaceae bacterium YJPT1-3, the window GATATAGGTTAGCCTATAGGGACTTCTTATATTTACGTCAAAATCGCTGCATGTATCCACTTCGCTTTGAACCCATATACCATTACCGGATATGGGGCGGCAACAAATTAAAGCACCTTCTAAACAAGAAAGGAGCAACTGAGCATGCCGGGGAGAGTTGGGAGATCAGTGGTCTGGAGCACAATGAAACCCGAGTCGCTTCGGGAGTATTTCAAGGGCTCACCTTGCGTGAACTCTGTGATCAACACGGACCCGAATTGTTGGGCGAGCAAGCATATGCCCGCTACGGCAATGAATTCCCGCTACTGATCAAATTTATCGATGCAGCCGAACCTCTTTCCATTCAGGTGCATCCTGATGATACGCTTTCGCGAAAGCGGCATCAGGCTTCAGGAAAAAATGAGATGTGGTATATCATGCAGGCCGATAAGGACGCCAGCTTGATCATGGGATTTAAAGAAAAACTGAGTCCGCGAACCTATGAACGGCTCTTGGAAAAAGGTGCGATAGAAAGCTACTTGAATGAAGTCCCTGTCAGAGAAGGAGATGTCTTTTACATTCCGAGTGGTCGGGTACATAGCATTGGCAAAGGCATTTTATTGGCAGAAATTCAACAAGCCTCTGATATAACCTATCGTATTTATGATTTCGATCGTGTGGATGCAGCTAGCGGAAAGAAGCGAGCGCTGCATACGGCTCAAGCCCTGGAGGCCATAGATTTTGATCCCCTAACCGAGTTTCAGACGACCTATACGGCTCAACCCAATGAAAAAACAAGCATACTTGATACCGTTCACTTTAAAACCGAATTGATAACCCTTGATGGCAAAATGAGTATGGATCAGAGTGATGAGGATGCATTTAAAATATGGATCGGCGTACAGGGTAACTGTTTCGTTCAGTGGGAAGAAGAACAATTTTCTTTAGATCGCGGAGAGACGCTGCTGATCCCCGCCGCGCTAGATCGCCTGACCTTGAGCGGTCAGGAGGCCAAGATCCTGGAAGTTACCTTATAAGAAAACCAAGTAAGTAAATTTTACGTAAATAGAGTATAGTATGAAGATTCACGAGCTCATCAGATCCCGAAGATCCATTTTTCCGGATCAATATGTCGATCGCCCTGTGGCTAAAGAAGACATCGAGATGATGTTAGAGGCGGCCAATTGGGCGCCTACGCATCGTAAAACGGAACCCTGGAGATTCAAAGTGGTCCAAAAACAGGGTTTGGTTCAGCTGGGTGAGTTTTTATGCAATAAATACAAGGAGACTACTCCTAAGGATAAATTCTCTGAATTCAAGCATAAAAAGATGCTTCAAAACCCCCAAAAAGCAGGGGCAGTCATCTTGATTTGTATGCAGCGGGATGAAAAAGAACGCCTGCCGGAATGGGAAGAGATCGCTGCGACCGCAATGGCGGTACAGAATATGTGGCTGACCGCAACTGAATTAGGGCTGGGCGCGTATTGGAGTAGTCCGGGATTGATCCAATACATGCATGAATTTGTGGATCTCGCACCGGGTGAACGCTGCTTAGGTCTGTTTTACGTAGGGCATTATGAAGGCGAACACCCTGAAGGCCAAAGACAAGACATAGCTGAGAAAGTGGAATGGATATTTTAAGAATAAGAGTTAAGATTTTGTTTATAAAAAAAGAGCATGAATTGCAATAATTAAAAATAATTGTGTATTTAAACGATATATTACGTACTTTTGTCGATACTGGCATACTCATCGGTGTTGGTAAAAGCATTTAT includes:
- a CDS encoding mannose-6-phosphate isomerase, coding for MYPLRFEPIYHYRIWGGNKLKHLLNKKGATEHAGESWEISGLEHNETRVASGVFQGLTLRELCDQHGPELLGEQAYARYGNEFPLLIKFIDAAEPLSIQVHPDDTLSRKRHQASGKNEMWYIMQADKDASLIMGFKEKLSPRTYERLLEKGAIESYLNEVPVREGDVFYIPSGRVHSIGKGILLAEIQQASDITYRIYDFDRVDAASGKKRALHTAQALEAIDFDPLTEFQTTYTAQPNEKTSILDTVHFKTELITLDGKMSMDQSDEDAFKIWIGVQGNCFVQWEEEQFSLDRGETLLIPAALDRLTLSGQEAKILEVTL
- a CDS encoding nitroreductase, coding for MKIHELIRSRRSIFPDQYVDRPVAKEDIEMMLEAANWAPTHRKTEPWRFKVVQKQGLVQLGEFLCNKYKETTPKDKFSEFKHKKMLQNPQKAGAVILICMQRDEKERLPEWEEIAATAMAVQNMWLTATELGLGAYWSSPGLIQYMHEFVDLAPGERCLGLFYVGHYEGEHPEGQRQDIAEKVEWIF